A DNA window from Ipomoea triloba cultivar NCNSP0323 chromosome 10, ASM357664v1 contains the following coding sequences:
- the LOC116033301 gene encoding protein FAR1-RELATED SEQUENCE 6-like: MGKMMAQQQTMSMIKKTWFQEILDGLDEDNVIGSGLSRKVYKVVLSSGEVVAVKKIKKNLKLAGKSSDVEKGGYQDDGFEAAIETLGKIRHKNIVKLFSHSLPVNTSAHCGKYDSQRREPPLTRFRWLLRRAPPSTTLPLPVTVSSCPSSFYSHSQQMDEVSLNTEPLLDDETEEFEIDGDCAMTEFVGQSGVIEGENPLPPSVGMEFETYDDVYYFYNCYAKEQGFGVRVSNTWYRKSKERYRGKLSCSSAGFKKKTEANKPRPETRTGCPAMIKFRLMENKRWRVIEVELEHNHLIHARGGKFYKSHRNMTLGSKRPLQVDGAEVQKIRLFRTVIVDTNENGIPSVDENEFRNTANQPGNQLNLKPGDAQAIHDLFAHLQLINPNFFYVMDLNERGRLRNVFWAEARCKAAYSYFGNIVSIDSTSLSDKYEVPLVVFAGLNHHGQSVPLGCGLVAGETIESFVWLLRAWLTYMVGRPPQTVLIGESKAMQTAVLDVFPRAAYCTPLSDIMKKFSDELGGLQEYEAIKASFTKAISNASRVGEFVAAWEDMMVSHGIQDQKWLQTLYVDRKRWVPAFLKDVFLAGIFEDKLSPFEGYLSKHTPLKEFVTNYVQALQEIYQRESLADMESRDPNCMLKSRFHFEAQLSKLYTSAIFKKFQCEIEGMFSCLTTKQVRIDGAVITHVIQEHRAEDDVRETRDYEVVLNMSDTEVVCDCGLFNSKGFLCRHALSVLSQNGVEEIPPQYILPRWRKDIHRSYVLDNGCHGIDVNNPVHRYDSLYKCAMRVVEEGQISHHHYKFTMDGLAEILNKVCLEGDLPG, from the exons ATGGGGAAGATGATGGCGCAGCAGCAAACGATGTCAATGATTAAGAAGACTTGGTTCCAG GAGATATTGGATGGTCTTGATGAAGATAATGTCATTGGAAGTGGGTTGTCTAGAAAGGTTTACAAGGTTGTGCTGAGCAGTGGTGAGGTGGTTGCTGTGAAGAAGATCAAGAAGAATTTGAAGCTAGCTGGTAAGAGCAGTGACGTTGAGAAAGGTGGTTATCAAGACGATGGGTTTGAAGCAGCGATCGAGACATTGGGGAAGATTAGGCATAAGAACATTGTTAAGCTATTTT CTCACTCGCTTCCGGTGAATACGAGTGCTCACTGCGGGAAATACGACTCACAAAGAAGAGAACCACCGCTCACTCGCTTCCGGTGGCTGCTCCGCCGAGCTCCTCCTTCAACTACACTTCCATTACCGGTAACTGTCTCTTCTTGTCCCTCCTCATTCTACAGCCACAGCCAACAG ATGGATGAAGTTTCACTGAATACCGAACCTTTACTTGATGATGAGACGGAGGAATTTGAGATTGATGGAGATTGTGCGATGACTGAATTTGTCGGCCAGTCTGGTGTTATTGAAGGTGAAAATCCCCTGCCTCCTTCTGTTGGAATGGAGTTTGAAACATATGACGATGTTTACTACTTTTACAATTGTTATGCTAAAGAGCAAGGATTTGGTGTTAGGGTGAGTAATACATGGTACAGAAAGAGCAAAGAGAGGTATAGAGGAAAGCTAAGTTGTAGTAGTGCTGGTTTCAAGAAAAAAACCGAAGCTAACAAGCCCAGACCAGAAACAAGAACTGGTTGTCCTGCAATGATAAAGTTCCGATTGATGGAGAACAAAAGGTGGAGAGTTATTGAAGTTGAACTTGAGCACAACCACTTAATACATGCACGGGGTGGAAAGTTCTATAAATCTCACCGGAACATGACTCTTGGAAGTAAGAGACCGTTACAGGTGGATGGTGCTGAAGTTCAAAAAATTAGGTTGTTTAGAACAGTAATTGTTGATACTAATGAAAATGGAATCCCGAGTGttgatgaaaatgaatttagGAACACTGCAAATCAGCCCGGTAATCAATTAAATCTTAAACCGGGGGATGCTCAAGCAATTCACGATCTCTTTGCTCATCTTCAGCTAATAAATCCAAATTTCTTTTACGTAATGGATCTTAATGAAAGGGGACGTTTGAGAAATGTCTTTTGGGCAGAAGCACGGTGTAAGGCTGCATATAGTTATTTTGGCAATATAGTGTCAATTGACAGTACTAGTTTGTCAGACAAATACGAGGTACCACTGGTCGTATTTGCGGGACTGAACCACCATGGACAATCTGTGCCACTAGGTTGTGGTTTGGTCGCTGGTGAGACCATAGAGTCATTTGTATGGCTGTTGAGGGCATGGCTGACATACATGGTAGGACGCCCTCCGCAAACTGTTCTTATTGGCGAGTCTAAAGCTATGCAGACTGCAGTTCTTGATGTTTTCCCGAGAGCTGCTTATTGTACTCCTTTGTCTGACATCATGAAGAAATTTTCCGATGAACTGGGAGGGTTGCAAGAGTATGAAGCAATTAAGGCATCATTTACTAAAGCAATTAGCAATGCATCGAGAGTAGGTGAGTTCGTAGCAGCTTGGGAGGACATGATGGTGAGCCATGGAATTCAGGATCAGAAATGGCTTCAAACATTGTATGTAGATCGTAAACGATGGGTGCCAGCTTTTTTGAAAGACGTATTCTTGGCAGGGATATTCGAAGACAAACTGAGCCCCTTTGAAGGGTATTTATCCAAACATACTCCTTTGAAAGAGTTTGTTACCAATTATGTCCAAGCACTGCAGGAAATATATCAAAGAGAATCGTTGGCTGATATGGAATCGAGAGATCCTAATTGTATGTTGAAGTCGAGATTTCACTTTGAAGCTCAGCTCTCAAAATTGTACACTAGTGCCATATTCAAGAAGTTCCAATGTGAAATAGAGGGAATGTTTTCGTGTTTAACCACAAAACAAGTGCGCATTGATGGAGCAGTAATAACACACGTAATCCAGGAACATAGAGCAGAGGATGACGTTAGGGAAACAAGAGATTACGAGGTTGTGTTGAACATGTCAGACACAGAGGTCGTTTGTGATTGTGGGTTGTTCAACTCCAAGGGTTTCTTGTGCAGGCACGCGTTGAGTGTTCTAAGCCAGAACGGCGTAGAAGAGATTCCACCTCAGTACATTCTTCCGCGATGGAGGAAGGATATTCATCGTAGTTATGTTCTTGACAACGGTTGCCATGGCATTGATGTGAACAATCCAGTGCACAGGTACGATAGCTTATACAAATGCGCGATGAGGGTTGTGGAAGAAGGGCAAATATCTCATCatcattacaaatttacaatggATGGATTGGCTGAGATTCTAAACAAGGTGTGTCTTGAAGGGGATCTTCCAGGTTGA